A genomic stretch from Planctomycetaceae bacterium includes:
- a CDS encoding low molecular weight protein arginine phosphatase, producing the protein MSVGSQGKDAVLRVLFVCTGNTCRSPMAEAVFRKLAAEKIGCREWELRDRGVDVFSAGVAAAENFPASREAIEAVKDYNLDLSQHLSQPVTVEMLEKCSLVLTMTSRHLDAVRRGCPARADRMFLLSKAGCDVSDPIGQGLPQYKDCIDEISDSIRIWVDELFQKELSEK; encoded by the coding sequence GTGAGCGTCGGTAGCCAGGGAAAAGACGCCGTGTTGCGTGTGTTGTTCGTTTGTACGGGCAATACGTGTCGCAGTCCGATGGCTGAAGCCGTGTTTCGGAAACTTGCTGCCGAGAAAATTGGATGTCGGGAATGGGAATTGCGTGATCGGGGCGTGGATGTGTTTTCTGCAGGAGTTGCCGCAGCTGAGAACTTCCCGGCGTCTCGTGAAGCAATTGAAGCCGTGAAGGACTACAATCTCGATCTGTCGCAGCACCTCAGCCAGCCGGTCACTGTCGAGATGCTTGAGAAATGTTCGCTGGTGCTGACAATGACCAGCCGCCATCTGGATGCGGTCCGCAGGGGTTGTCCGGCTCGGGCGGATCGCATGTTCCTGTTAAGTAAGGCCGGTTGTGATGTCTCCGATCCAATAGGGCAGGGGTTGCCGCAGTACAAAGACTGCATCGACGAAATCTCGGACAGTATAAGAATCTGGGTTGATGAATTGTTCCAGAAAGAGCTCAGCGAAAAATGA
- the rpiB gene encoding ribose 5-phosphate isomerase B translates to MKIGIASDHRGLQMKNRLLQLLGTIEEVTETRDFGPDDTVSVDYPDYASRVASAVSTGEVDRGILICGTGIGMCITANKFCKVRAATCHDIVTAEYSRLHNDTNVLCLSADQLSDQLADQIVRIWLRTEFEEGRHARRLLKITEIEKQNASVSGETGNSCC, encoded by the coding sequence ATGAAAATTGGAATCGCCAGTGACCATCGTGGTCTTCAAATGAAGAACCGACTTTTGCAGTTGCTGGGCACAATCGAAGAGGTCACCGAGACCAGAGATTTTGGTCCGGACGACACCGTCAGCGTCGACTACCCGGACTACGCATCGCGCGTTGCGAGCGCGGTTTCGACGGGTGAGGTGGATCGCGGTATTTTGATTTGCGGCACCGGGATAGGGATGTGCATCACCGCAAACAAATTCTGCAAAGTACGGGCAGCCACATGTCACGACATCGTAACGGCTGAGTATAGTCGGCTCCACAACGATACCAACGTGCTTTGCCTTTCGGCGGACCAGCTCAGCGATCAGCTTGCGGATCAGATTGTCCGCATTTGGCTTCGGACCGAATTTGAAGAAGGTCGTCACGCCCGGCGATTGCTGAAGATCACTGAAATTGAAAAGCAAAACGCCAGCGTTAGTGGCGAAACTGGTAATTCCTGTTGTTGA